The region GGCCGTAGCGAACGGCGATCTGTCGAAGCAGATTACGGTCAATGCGCGCGGCGAAATCATGGAGCTGAAGAATACAATCAACACGATGGTGGATCAGCTCTCCATGTTCGCCTCTGAGGTGACCCGGGTGGCGCGTGAGGTCGGGACCGAAGGCAAGCTCGGCGGACAAGCCGATGTGAAGGATGTCTCCGGCACCTGGCGGGATTTGACCGAGAGCGTCAACTATATGGCGTCCAATCTGACGAATCAGGTGCGGAACATCGCGGTGGTGACCACGGCGGTTGCCAACGGCGATCTGTCGAAGAAGATTACGGCCGATGTGCAGGGCGAAATTCTGGAACTGAAGAACACGATCAATACGATGGTGGATCAGTTATCGACCTTTGCTTCCGAGGTGACCCGGATGGCGCGTGAGGTGGGTACGGAAGGGATTCTCGGCGGGCAGGCTGACGTCAAAGGCGTGTCCGGCACCTGGCGGGATTTGACCGAGAGCGTCAACTATATGGCGTCCAACTTAACGAATCAGGTGCGCAATATCGCGGAAGTGACCACGGCGGTAGCCAAGGGCGACTTGTCGAAGACGATAACCGTCGATGCGAAGGGCGAGATTCTGGAGCTGAAAAGCACCATTAACATCATGGTGGACCAGCTCAGCAACTTCGCCTCTGAGGTCACGCGCGTGGCGCGCGAGGTATCTACGGAAGGGATTCTCGGCGGGCAGGCCGATGTGAAGGGCGTCTCCGGGACCTGGAAGGATCTGACCGACAGCGTGAATTTCATGGCGGGTACGCTGACGGATCAGGTGCGCAATATCGCTGAAGTGACGACTGCCGTGGCGAAGGGGGATCTGTCCAAGCAGATTACGGTGAATGCGACCGGTGAGATCCTGGAGCTGAAGAACACCATTAACACCATGGTGGAGCAGCTGTCGATCTTCGCTTCCGAGGTGACGCGCGTGGCGCGCGAGGTCGGCACTGAAGGGATGCTCGGCGGACAGGCGCAGGTGAAGGGCGTAGCCGGAACCTGGCGCGATTTGACCGAGAGCGTGAACTACATGGCGTCCAACCTGACGAATCAGGTGCGCAACATTGCGGTGGTAACGACAGCGGTGGCAAACGGCGATCTGTCCAAAAAAATCACTGCCGATGTGCAAGGAGAAATTCTGGAGCTGAAGAACACAATCAATACGATGGTGGACCAGCTCTCCATGTTCTCCTCCGAGGTGACGCGTGTAGCGCGCGAGGTGGGTACAGACGGCAAGCTTGGCGGCCAAGCGCAGGTAAAGGGAGTCGGCGGCACCTGGAAGGACTTGACCGAAGGCGTAAATAACATGGCCCGCAATCTGACGGATCAGGTGCGTAATATTGCAGATGTGACCACGGCGGTAGCCAAGGGCGATCTGTCCAAGAAGATTACCGTAGACGTCAAGGGCGAGATCCTGGAGCTGAAGAATACGATCAACACGATGGTGGACCAGCTCTCTATCTTCGCCTCCGAGGTGACGCGTGTAGCGCGCGAGGTGGGCACGGACGGCAAGCTCGGCGCGCAGGCCGAGGTGAAGGATGTCTCCGGTACCTGGAAGGATCTGACCGATACGGTGAACTTCATGGCGAGTAACCTGACGATTCAGATGCGCAACATTGCCGGTGTAACCACAGCAGTAGCGAACGGGGATTTGTCCAAGAAGATTACAGTGGATGTCAAAGGCGAATTGCTTGAGCTGAAGAACACGATCAACACGATGGTGGATCAGCTGAATTCGTTCGCCTCCGAGGTGACGCGTGTAGCGAGCGAGGTCGGCACGGACGGCAAGCTGGGCGGACAGGCCCAGGTGCGCGGTGTCGGGGGGATCTGGAAGGATCTGACCGATAACGTGAATATCATGGCGACCAATCTGACCGATCAGGTGCGCGGCATCGCCAAGGTCGTGACGGCGGTGGCGAACGGTAACCTGAAGCAGAAGCTGACGGTTGAGGCGAAGGGCGAGATTGCCGAGCTGACGGATACGATCAATAACATGATCGAGACGCTGGCCACCTTCGCTGATCAGGTCACTACCGTGGCACGCGAGGTTGGAGCTGAAGGGAAGCTGGGCGGACAGGCCAGCGTGCCGGGGGCTGCGGGTACCTGGCGTGATCTGACCGACAACGTCAATTACATGGCGAGTACGCTGACCACACAGGTACGGGCCATCACTAATGTGGCTACAGCGGTGACTAACGGCGATCTGTCACGGGCGATTGATGTGTCCGCCTCCGGGGAGGTTGCTACGCTCAAGGATAACATCAATGAGATGATCCGTAACCTGAAGGAGACGACCCGGATCAATACCGAGCAGGACTGGCTGAAGACCAATCTGGCCAAGTTCTCGCGTATGCTCCAGGGACAGCGCGATCTGTATGCAGTCAGCCGGATGATCCTGTCCGAGCTGGCTCCGCTGGTATCGATGCAGCATGGCGTCTTCTATATTAATGAGCCCTCCGGCGGGGAAGCGGTTCTGAAGCTGTTCGCCAGCTATGCGTATCAGAACCGCAAGCATCTGGCGAATGAATTCCGGGCGGGGCAGGGGCTGGTCGGCCAGTGCCTGATTGAGAAGCAGCGGATTCTGCTGACTAATGTTCCGGGCGATTATGTGATGATCTCGTCCGCACTGGGCGAAGCAACGCCGCTTAATATCATTCTGCTGCCGATCATCTTCGAGGATCAGGTGCTGGCGATTCTGGAGCTGGCGACCTTCCGGCCTTACAGCGATATCGACATCGCCTTCCTGGATCAGCTTACGGAATCCATCGGCAGTGTGATCAACACGATGCAGGCGAACCAGCGTACGGAGGAGCTGCTGATCCAGTCCCAGTCGCTCACCGAGGAGCTGCAGAAGCAGCAGCTGGAGCTGCGGAGCACAAATGACGAGCTGGAGGATAAGGCGAAGCTGCTGGTGCTGCAGAAGGCAGAGGTGGAGAGCAAGAACCATGAGGTGGAGGTGGCCAAGCGTTACCTGGAAGAGAAAGCGGAGCAGCTTGCCCTTACCTCCAAGTACAAATCCGAATTCCTGGCCAACATGTCCCATGAGCTGCGCACGCCGCTGAATTCCTTGCTGCTCCTGGCAGAACAGCTGGCCGAGAACCCGGATGAGAATCTGCATGAGCTGCAGGTGAAGTTCGCCAAGACGATTCAGGACTCGGGGCTTGAGCTGCTGAATCTGATTAATGATATCCTCGATCTGTCCAAAATCGAATCCGGCACGATCACGCCGGATTTCAGCGAAGTCTCGCTTACGGAACTGACGGACGGGCTGGACCGTACCTTCCGTCATATGGTGGATGCCAAGAAGCTTGACTACCGGATCAAGATTGATCCCGGTGTACCGGCCAGCATCGCTACGGATTCCAAGCGTCTGCTGCAAATCCTGAAGAACCTGCTGTCGAACGCCTTTAAGTTCACCGAGCAGGGACAGATTATGCTGCAGATCCGCAAAGCGGCCGACGGGTGGCACCCGGATAAGGAGTCGCTTGAGCGGGCCACCACCGTAATCTGCTTCTCGGTAAGCGATACGGGAATCGGCATTCCGGCGGAGAAGCAGCAGATTATCTTTGAAGCGTTCCAGCAGGCGGATGGCAGTACGAACCGGGAATACGGCGGAACGGGACTCGGGCTTGCCATCTCCCGCGAGATTGCCGAGATGCTCGGCGGGGAGATTAGCTTGTACAGTGAAGTAGGCAAGGGCAGTGTATTTAACCTGTACCTGCCGACGGAAGCTGAATTCACTGAACCGGAGCCTCCGAAGGCTCATGTTCCCGAGGTCATTGATATCACCCCGGCCAAACGCAGAAGCAGCCTTGCAAGGCCGGAAGTGGAGCCCTTCGCGGATGACCGCGATCAGATTGAACCGGGAGACCGGGTGTTCCTGATCATTGAGGATGACCAGAAGTTCAACGAGATCATTCTGGGGATGCTCCACAAAAAAGGAATCAAAGCGATTATCGCCACCAGCGGCTGGGATGTGCTGGAGCTGGTTCAGAAATACCAGCCGGCGGCCATCACGCTGGATCTGCATCTTGGCGGGGATACGGACGGCTGGCTGGTGCTTCAACAGCTCAAGAATGATATCGGGGTGCGGCATATTCCGGTCTGCGTAATGACTGTGGATGAAGACGAGGTGCTGCTGCTGCAGAAGGGGGCTTACGATTACTTCCGCAAGCCCGTGACCAATGAGGAGCTGGAGAATGCGCTGGACCGGCTGAACCGGTTCGCGGATCATGCCACGGCTAATCTGCTGGTTGCCGTCCAGGATGAACAGGAGCGCAAGCATGTTGCCGGGCTGCTGGACAACCCGGATCTTACGCTTACTCTTGTAGAGACCGGGCGCAAAGCCTTGAACCAGTTGAACAGCAAGACGTTCGATGCGATCGTGCTGGACAGCAGCCTGGCGGACATGAAGCTGATCCGTTTCCTCCGGGAGATGTACAAGAACGCCAGAAATAAGAGAATCCCCGTCCTGGTGCAGATGAACCGGAAGCTGACATCGGAGGAAGAAGCCGAGTGGGATGAGCTGGCGAAGATGGCGGTGCTCAAAGAGGTGAAGTCGGATGCCCAGCTGATTGATGAATCCACCCTCGCCCTGCACCGCAAGGCAGAGAATCTGCCGCCGCTCTCCAGAGATAAGCTGGTGAAGCTCTATCAGTCGGATGAG is a window of Paenibacillus sp. FSL H3-0469 DNA encoding:
- a CDS encoding HAMP domain-containing protein codes for the protein MSDDNQNKENQGDGIDAGELLSALMAMKKGNFSHRMPYDRTGLAGKVADTFNEIMDIQESLVNEVQTVARVVGKEGNLSRRFVQKNLGGSWETVTDSLNGLVIDLIQPTSEMVRVINAVAKGDLSQQVELAIEGRPLTGEFQRTASNINMMVNQLSTFASEVTRVAREVGTEGILGGQADVKGVSGTWKDLTDSVNYMATNLTDQVRNIAAVTTAVANGDLSKQITVNARGEIMELKNTINTMVDQLSMFASEVTRVAREVGTEGKLGGQADVKDVSGTWRDLTESVNYMASNLTNQVRNIAVVTTAVANGDLSKKITADVQGEILELKNTINTMVDQLSTFASEVTRMAREVGTEGILGGQADVKGVSGTWRDLTESVNYMASNLTNQVRNIAEVTTAVAKGDLSKTITVDAKGEILELKSTINIMVDQLSNFASEVTRVAREVSTEGILGGQADVKGVSGTWKDLTDSVNFMAGTLTDQVRNIAEVTTAVAKGDLSKQITVNATGEILELKNTINTMVEQLSIFASEVTRVAREVGTEGMLGGQAQVKGVAGTWRDLTESVNYMASNLTNQVRNIAVVTTAVANGDLSKKITADVQGEILELKNTINTMVDQLSMFSSEVTRVAREVGTDGKLGGQAQVKGVGGTWKDLTEGVNNMARNLTDQVRNIADVTTAVAKGDLSKKITVDVKGEILELKNTINTMVDQLSIFASEVTRVAREVGTDGKLGAQAEVKDVSGTWKDLTDTVNFMASNLTIQMRNIAGVTTAVANGDLSKKITVDVKGELLELKNTINTMVDQLNSFASEVTRVASEVGTDGKLGGQAQVRGVGGIWKDLTDNVNIMATNLTDQVRGIAKVVTAVANGNLKQKLTVEAKGEIAELTDTINNMIETLATFADQVTTVAREVGAEGKLGGQASVPGAAGTWRDLTDNVNYMASTLTTQVRAITNVATAVTNGDLSRAIDVSASGEVATLKDNINEMIRNLKETTRINTEQDWLKTNLAKFSRMLQGQRDLYAVSRMILSELAPLVSMQHGVFYINEPSGGEAVLKLFASYAYQNRKHLANEFRAGQGLVGQCLIEKQRILLTNVPGDYVMISSALGEATPLNIILLPIIFEDQVLAILELATFRPYSDIDIAFLDQLTESIGSVINTMQANQRTEELLIQSQSLTEELQKQQLELRSTNDELEDKAKLLVLQKAEVESKNHEVEVAKRYLEEKAEQLALTSKYKSEFLANMSHELRTPLNSLLLLAEQLAENPDENLHELQVKFAKTIQDSGLELLNLINDILDLSKIESGTITPDFSEVSLTELTDGLDRTFRHMVDAKKLDYRIKIDPGVPASIATDSKRLLQILKNLLSNAFKFTEQGQIMLQIRKAADGWHPDKESLERATTVICFSVSDTGIGIPAEKQQIIFEAFQQADGSTNREYGGTGLGLAISREIAEMLGGEISLYSEVGKGSVFNLYLPTEAEFTEPEPPKAHVPEVIDITPAKRRSSLARPEVEPFADDRDQIEPGDRVFLIIEDDQKFNEIILGMLHKKGIKAIIATSGWDVLELVQKYQPAAITLDLHLGGDTDGWLVLQQLKNDIGVRHIPVCVMTVDEDEVLLLQKGAYDYFRKPVTNEELENALDRLNRFADHATANLLVAVQDEQERKHVAGLLDNPDLTLTLVETGRKALNQLNSKTFDAIVLDSSLADMKLIRFLREMYKNARNKRIPVLVQMNRKLTSEEEAEWDELAKMAVLKEVKSDAQLIDESTLALHRKAENLPPLSRDKLVKLYQSDEMIEYKKVLVVDDDIRNIFALTSILERHQMKVIPAENGQDAITLLEQTPDIEIVLMDIMMPGMDGYETTRAIREKPEWRDLPILALTAKAMKGDRELCLEAGCSDYITKPVNSGQLLSMMRTWLDE